A single window of Bacteroidota bacterium DNA harbors:
- the rimO gene encoding 30S ribosomal protein S12 methylthiotransferase RimO, with protein MKARTLKKNKVNVVTLGCSKNIVDSEVLMGQLKANNFTVEHESKDDDHNIVIINTCGFVENAKQESIDTILRYVDAKKDGLVEKVYVTGCLSERYKSDLEKEIPDVDAYFGTRELPKILKTLKADYKHELVGERLLTTPHHYAYFKISEGCDRPCSFCAIPLMRGGHVSVPKEELVARAKKLAANGTKELLLIAQDLTYYGLDIYKKRELADLVDRLSDVEGIDWLRLHYAFPSGFPMEVLDVMNKKANVCNYLDMPLQHISDNMLKSMKRGTTKQKTIDLVNQIRDKVPGIAIRTTLIAGYPGETQKDHEEMLRWVEDTKFDRLGIFTYSHEENTSAFLLKDDVSEKIKRQRADAVMAAQQEISYTLNQNKIGQTFNVLFDRKENDFFIGRTEFDSPDVDNEVLVKATKDTYVRLGDFAKVKINDASDFDLYGDLV; from the coding sequence ATGAAAGCACGTACCCTTAAAAAAAATAAAGTAAACGTAGTTACACTTGGTTGCAGCAAAAATATTGTTGACAGCGAAGTGCTGATGGGGCAATTAAAGGCCAATAACTTTACGGTTGAGCATGAAAGTAAAGATGATGACCATAACATTGTTATCATTAACACCTGCGGCTTTGTTGAAAATGCGAAGCAAGAAAGCATTGACACCATTTTACGTTATGTAGATGCAAAGAAAGATGGTTTGGTTGAGAAAGTTTACGTGACCGGATGTTTAAGCGAACGCTATAAATCAGATTTGGAAAAAGAAATTCCGGATGTGGACGCATATTTTGGAACGCGTGAACTGCCTAAGATTTTAAAAACATTAAAAGCAGATTATAAACATGAATTGGTAGGTGAACGATTACTTACAACACCGCATCACTACGCTTATTTTAAAATCAGTGAAGGTTGTGATCGTCCGTGCAGCTTTTGTGCAATTCCTTTAATGCGAGGCGGACATGTGTCAGTTCCTAAAGAAGAATTAGTAGCGCGTGCCAAAAAATTAGCTGCTAACGGTACTAAAGAATTATTATTGATTGCACAAGATCTTACTTATTACGGATTGGATATTTACAAAAAACGTGAGCTCGCTGATCTGGTAGATCGCTTAAGCGATGTTGAAGGGATTGATTGGCTCCGATTGCATTACGCCTTTCCGAGTGGCTTCCCAATGGAAGTGCTGGATGTAATGAATAAGAAAGCCAATGTTTGCAATTACCTGGATATGCCTTTGCAACACATTAGCGACAACATGCTGAAAAGCATGAAACGCGGTACTACCAAACAAAAAACGATTGATTTAGTGAATCAGATTCGCGATAAAGTGCCAGGCATTGCCATTCGCACAACGTTAATTGCAGGTTATCCCGGAGAAACACAAAAAGATCACGAAGAAATGTTGCGCTGGGTGGAAGATACTAAGTTCGACCGCTTAGGAATTTTCACTTATTCACATGAAGAAAATACATCCGCGTTTTTATTAAAAGATGATGTGAGTGAAAAAATTAAACGTCAACGTGCCGATGCAGTGATGGCCGCACAACAAGAAATTTCTTATACCCTTAATCAAAATAAAATCGGACAAACATTTAATGTTTTATTCGACAGAAAAGAAAACGATTTTTTCATTGGAAGAACTGAGTTTGACAGTCCGGATGTAGATAATGAAGTATTGGTTAAAGCCACTAAAGACACATATGTTCGCCTTGGTGATTTTGCCAAAGTAAAAATCAACGACGCCAGCGATTTTGATTTATACGGCGATTTAGTTTAA
- a CDS encoding HAMP domain-containing histidine kinase: MRKRSRSIFIFTILFAYIILQFLWWEILMVKQTSEIINEKQKIVALTSTDPQQMQLEINQLLKTKKLKIYMIAGEGTVFLLLLLYGIYRIRKAYETETQLVSQQKNFVLSVTHELKTPIAATKLQLQTLLKHKQLDEDKREQLLQNALKETNRLNRLIEDVLLASRADKNELLMNTERINLSDLAKDIIESYYKEKVNDGSLLVNLESDVYVLTDKVLFPSIIINLIDNAFKYSQENPKVSFELKQEGQHAKLKISDNGIGVEAEQREKIFEKFYRVGNEETRKTKGTGLGLYIVKTIVDAHGGKISLSSNQPKGSVFSITI, translated from the coding sequence ATGAGAAAGCGCTCCCGTTCCATATTTATTTTTACGATACTTTTTGCATATATCATTTTACAATTTTTGTGGTGGGAGATTTTAATGGTGAAGCAAACCTCCGAAATCATCAATGAAAAGCAAAAAATTGTAGCGCTTACTTCCACCGATCCTCAACAAATGCAATTGGAAATAAATCAATTACTCAAAACTAAAAAATTAAAAATCTATATGATTGCGGGTGAGGGCACCGTGTTTTTATTATTGTTGTTGTATGGAATTTACCGTATTCGTAAAGCTTATGAAACAGAAACGCAATTAGTATCACAGCAAAAAAACTTTGTGCTAAGCGTAACACATGAATTAAAAACACCAATTGCCGCAACTAAGCTTCAGCTGCAAACATTATTAAAGCACAAACAATTGGATGAGGATAAGCGCGAACAATTATTGCAAAATGCGTTGAAGGAGACGAATCGATTGAACCGTTTAATTGAAGATGTATTACTTGCAAGTCGCGCTGATAAGAATGAGCTACTCATGAATACCGAAAGGATAAATCTTAGTGATTTAGCAAAGGATATCATTGAAAGTTATTATAAGGAAAAGGTTAATGATGGAAGTCTATTAGTGAACCTTGAATCGGATGTATATGTTTTAACGGATAAAGTTTTATTTCCTTCCATCATTATTAATCTTATTGATAATGCCTTTAAATATTCACAGGAAAATCCTAAAGTTAGCTTTGAACTTAAACAGGAAGGTCAACATGCAAAACTAAAGATTTCGGATAACGGCATCGGTGTAGAGGCAGAGCAAAGAGAAAAAATATTCGAGAAGTTTTATAGAGTTGGAAACGAAGAAACACGTAAAACTAAAGGCACCGGTCTCGGACTTTACATTGTGAAAACAATTGTGGATGCACATGGCGGAAAAATTTCATTATCATCTAATCAACCAAAAGGAAGTGTATTTTCGATTACTATTTAG
- a CDS encoding ABC transporter ATP-binding protein gives MLELKDIHIGYADKVVQAGITLSIDAGQFIALAGNNGCGKSTLLKTICGVIPLLKGTLLIDGKNAAELTAAQLASQVAVVLTDKISGFNLTAFDVVASGRIPYLNSFGILTEEDKSIVQSSMNSIGIFELCERSYDELSDGQKQKVLIAKALAQQTSVILMDEPTAFLDYKSRLALFALLKQLSKEQGKTIVISSHDIDIMFKHVDKVIYFNESGYQFGEPDKLYNEVISK, from the coding sequence ATGCTGGAGTTGAAGGACATACATATTGGTTATGCCGACAAAGTTGTTCAAGCCGGAATTACGTTGAGTATTGATGCCGGACAATTTATAGCGTTGGCAGGCAACAATGGTTGTGGTAAATCAACTTTACTAAAAACTATTTGTGGTGTTATTCCGTTGCTGAAAGGAACTTTATTAATCGATGGTAAAAATGCTGCTGAGTTGACAGCAGCTCAATTAGCGTCACAAGTGGCGGTGGTATTAACCGATAAAATATCAGGCTTCAATCTTACTGCATTTGACGTGGTGGCTAGCGGACGAATTCCGTACCTCAATTCATTTGGTATTTTAACAGAGGAAGATAAATCTATTGTTCAATCGAGTATGAACTCCATTGGTATTTTTGAACTTTGCGAGCGATCTTATGATGAATTGAGTGACGGACAAAAACAAAAAGTTTTAATTGCAAAGGCATTGGCACAGCAAACCTCTGTCATATTAATGGACGAGCCAACAGCGTTTTTGGATTATAAATCCAGACTGGCTTTATTTGCTTTGTTAAAACAATTGTCAAAGGAACAGGGGAAAACAATTGTGATTTCATCGCACGACATCGACATCATGTTTAAACACGTGGATAAAGTGATTTATTTTAACGAATCAGGGTATCAATTCGGCGAACCGGATAAACTTTACAACGAGGTTATCTCAAAATAA
- the mfd gene encoding transcription-repair coupling factor, whose protein sequence is MAEGTILDGLLDFKDYNIKPQKNQVFSGLRGSAIAFIVASAFKKQNQNYLIISSDKEKAAYLFNDLQSLIDEAKVLFFPESQRSPYLIEKTANANIQERTEVLSHLVRDTFKGIMVTYPLALTEKITTKSQLNTNTLQIKKGEKLSIEFIQDFLNTYHFQQSDFVFEPGQYSIRGGIIDIYSYANEFPFRLELFGDEVESIKTFDPSSQLSNTRHDFVTIIPNINSAQLTESRSSLFEYFNNECVLFVEDKIFAADAIDKFYSKAEEEFLKLSGEVKHLPPQELFISKSEFENNTTKFTCVEFGSNVLQQEITLTFNQSPQPTFHKNFEMLINNLKENKAKGYKNYFLTDNAKQADRLFTIFDDMLASEHRDHQTLIQHLPLNIHEGFVDHDLKVACYTDHQIFDRYHRFRLKETKQRTAQSLTLKEILGLMPGDFVTHIDHGIGRFGGLHKLTVNGKTQEVVRLVYKDNDILYVSIHSLHRISKYTGKEGNVPRIDKLGSTTWATLKQKTKRNVKELAFDLIKLYATRKAQPGHAFPKDNYLQHELEASFIYEDTPDQVKVTADVKRDMQKPHPMDRLVCGDVGFGKTEIAIRAAFKAVCDSKQVVVMVPTTILAYQHFKTFSERLKDFPCKVDYINRFRSAKDQKEIIKQLNDGKIDIIIGTHRLAGKEVKFKNLGLLIIDEEQKFGVGVKDKLKLLRANVDTLTLTATPIPRTLQFSLMGARDLSVISTPPPNRYPVQTELCVFSEELIRDAVAYEIKRGGQVFFVHNKVQNIGEVAGMIQRLVPEARVAIGHGQMEGEKLEEVMLMFMEGNYDVLVATTIIESGLDISNANTILINDAQNFGLSDLHQMRGRVGRSNKKAFCYLLAPPQVSLTDEARKRLKAIVDFSDLGSGFQIAMRDLDIRGAGNMLGAEQSGFINDMGFDTYMKILNEAVEELKQEDWYKETILPEENEEAHDKSVFSRQFVKETVIDTDLQLLIPDYYVSNLTERLLLYRELDNITKEEDLIKYEENLRDRFGPVPTEAIELINVVRFRWKAMALGFEKVTLKNKMMLAYFVAHKESPYYSTPVFHGVIAFAQKFNKLCRLKEQNDKFYVTIEEVEDVKKAMRVLEDMNALIVKPAQNN, encoded by the coding sequence ATGGCAGAAGGGACGATTTTAGATGGCCTTTTAGATTTTAAGGATTACAACATTAAGCCACAAAAAAACCAAGTTTTTTCGGGTTTAAGGGGCTCTGCTATTGCCTTTATTGTAGCTTCCGCTTTCAAAAAGCAAAATCAAAACTACCTTATCATCTCTTCTGATAAAGAGAAAGCGGCTTACCTATTTAATGATTTACAGTCGCTTATTGATGAGGCAAAGGTTTTGTTTTTTCCGGAGTCGCAGCGCTCCCCCTATCTTATAGAAAAAACAGCCAATGCCAATATACAGGAACGAACGGAGGTTTTAAGCCATTTGGTAAGGGATACTTTTAAAGGTATCATGGTTACTTACCCGCTGGCTCTCACCGAAAAAATCACTACAAAATCACAACTCAATACAAACACACTTCAAATTAAAAAAGGCGAAAAATTAAGCATTGAGTTTATTCAGGATTTTTTAAACACCTATCACTTTCAGCAATCCGATTTTGTTTTTGAACCCGGACAATATTCTATACGCGGCGGTATTATTGATATTTACTCTTATGCCAATGAATTTCCTTTTCGTTTGGAATTGTTTGGTGATGAGGTGGAATCCATAAAAACATTTGATCCTTCTTCCCAGCTCTCAAATACCCGTCACGATTTTGTGACTATCATTCCAAATATTAATTCGGCACAACTAACGGAAAGCCGCAGCTCTTTATTCGAGTATTTTAATAATGAATGCGTGTTATTTGTGGAAGATAAAATTTTCGCGGCCGATGCCATCGATAAATTTTATTCGAAGGCTGAAGAGGAATTTTTAAAATTAAGCGGAGAAGTTAAACATCTCCCTCCTCAAGAATTATTTATCTCTAAATCAGAATTTGAAAACAATACCACCAAATTTACCTGCGTAGAATTCGGAAGCAATGTTCTTCAGCAAGAAATTACACTAACGTTTAATCAAAGTCCGCAACCCACTTTTCACAAAAACTTTGAGATGCTCATCAATAATCTCAAAGAAAATAAGGCTAAGGGCTACAAAAATTATTTTTTAACGGATAATGCCAAACAGGCCGACCGATTGTTTACCATTTTTGATGACATGCTAGCGTCTGAGCACCGCGACCATCAAACACTCATTCAGCATCTACCGTTAAATATTCATGAAGGTTTTGTTGATCACGATTTAAAAGTGGCATGTTACACGGATCATCAAATTTTTGATCGCTACCATCGTTTCCGTTTGAAAGAAACAAAGCAGCGAACAGCTCAATCACTTACTCTAAAAGAAATATTAGGATTGATGCCCGGAGATTTCGTGACACACATCGATCACGGAATCGGACGATTCGGAGGATTACATAAACTAACTGTTAACGGCAAAACACAAGAGGTCGTAAGATTAGTGTATAAAGACAATGATATACTTTATGTAAGTATTCATAGTCTGCACCGTATCAGTAAATACACCGGAAAAGAAGGAAACGTTCCGCGCATAGATAAATTAGGAAGCACCACCTGGGCGACTTTAAAACAAAAAACAAAACGAAATGTAAAGGAACTGGCTTTTGACTTAATTAAGTTATATGCTACACGTAAAGCACAACCAGGTCACGCATTTCCGAAAGACAATTATTTGCAACACGAATTAGAGGCTTCGTTTATATATGAAGATACTCCCGATCAGGTTAAAGTAACAGCAGATGTTAAACGCGATATGCAAAAGCCTCACCCTATGGACCGTTTGGTATGCGGTGATGTAGGTTTTGGGAAAACAGAAATTGCCATTCGCGCGGCATTTAAAGCTGTATGCGATAGTAAGCAAGTGGTGGTAATGGTGCCAACAACTATTTTGGCGTACCAACATTTTAAAACATTTAGCGAACGCTTAAAAGATTTTCCTTGTAAGGTAGATTACATAAACAGATTTCGCAGTGCGAAAGATCAAAAAGAAATCATAAAGCAATTGAATGATGGTAAAATTGACATCATTATAGGAACCCATCGTCTCGCCGGAAAAGAAGTGAAGTTTAAAAATTTAGGTTTACTCATCATTGATGAAGAACAAAAATTCGGAGTTGGTGTAAAAGATAAATTAAAGCTTTTGCGTGCGAATGTTGATACACTTACGCTTACTGCAACGCCAATTCCGCGTACGCTCCAATTTAGTTTGATGGGTGCCCGCGATTTGTCTGTTATTTCAACACCGCCGCCAAATCGTTATCCGGTGCAAACCGAATTATGTGTGTTTAGTGAAGAATTAATTAGAGACGCAGTTGCGTATGAAATTAAAAGGGGCGGACAAGTTTTCTTTGTGCATAATAAAGTTCAGAATATTGGCGAAGTAGCGGGCATGATTCAGCGATTAGTGCCGGAAGCGCGCGTTGCTATAGGGCACGGACAAATGGAGGGAGAAAAATTAGAAGAGGTGATGCTCATGTTTATGGAAGGAAATTATGATGTGTTAGTTGCTACTACCATTATCGAATCGGGCTTAGATATCAGTAATGCGAATACAATATTAATTAATGACGCGCAAAATTTCGGCTTAAGTGATTTGCATCAGATGCGCGGTCGTGTAGGTAGAAGTAATAAAAAAGCATTTTGTTATTTACTTGCACCGCCACAAGTGAGCTTAACCGATGAAGCACGCAAGCGATTAAAAGCGATTGTAGATTTTAGTGATTTAGGAAGCGGATTTCAAATAGCCATGCGCGATTTGGATATACGAGGTGCAGGAAACATGCTTGGAGCAGAACAAAGCGGTTTTATAAACGATATGGGTTTTGATACCTATATGAAAATTTTGAATGAAGCAGTTGAAGAATTAAAGCAAGAGGATTGGTACAAAGAAACTATTCTTCCGGAAGAGAATGAAGAGGCACATGATAAAAGTGTATTCTCGCGTCAGTTTGTAAAAGAAACTGTTATCGATACGGATTTACAATTATTAATCCCGGATTATTACGTCAGTAATTTAACTGAACGCTTATTGTTATACCGTGAGTTGGATAATATTACAAAGGAAGAAGATTTAATTAAATACGAAGAGAATTTACGGGATCGTTTTGGTCCGGTTCCAACCGAAGCAATCGAATTGATTAATGTGGTGCGATTCCGTTGGAAGGCAATGGCATTAGGTTTCGAGAAAGTAACATTAAAGAACAAAATGATGTTGGCCTACTTTGTGGCGCACAAAGAATCGCCATATTATAGTACACCTGTGTTTCATGGCGTAATTGCCTTTGCGCAAAAATTCAATAAATTATGTCGCTTAAAAGAACAAAACGATAAGTTTTACGTCACTATTGAAGAGGTGGAAGATGTGAAAAAGGCAATGCGTGTTTTAGAGGACATGAATGCGTTAATTGTTAAACCCGCACAAAACAATTAA
- a CDS encoding iron ABC transporter permease, with translation MAKSPLINSLLLLGGLVVLFYLNLFYGSTVLTWSEVSSGTARTIFFDIRLPKSITAILAGGGLAVAGLLMQTLFRNPLAGPYVLGVSSGAGLAVAIAMMLFGGITDYLAGKSLISFAAISGALLVMLFVLFISKRSKSNITVLLVGVMFSQILGAAQGIIEYVSNPASLKSFIVWGMGSVSNTTMSDVKILIIVVLLLVVCTLFLSKSLNALLLNEAYAQNLGINVNRLRIFIIVITACLTGIITAFCGPIAFVGLSVPIASRLIFKTSHQLHQIIYSFLLGAFTLLLCDCICQWLSSNYLLPINTLTTLIGSPVVIYLLFKSKTLS, from the coding sequence GTGGCAAAATCTCCACTCATAAATAGTTTATTACTGCTTGGCGGACTCGTCGTATTATTTTATTTAAATCTGTTTTACGGGAGTACAGTGTTAACCTGGAGTGAAGTTAGTTCCGGAACGGCACGCACCATTTTCTTTGATATTCGTTTGCCAAAGTCGATTACTGCCATTTTAGCCGGTGGCGGATTGGCTGTGGCCGGACTTTTAATGCAAACACTTTTTCGTAATCCATTAGCTGGGCCCTACGTGCTGGGCGTAAGCAGTGGTGCCGGACTAGCAGTAGCCATTGCGATGATGTTATTTGGCGGTATCACCGATTATTTAGCCGGAAAATCTTTGATCAGTTTTGCTGCCATAAGCGGTGCTTTATTAGTGATGCTGTTTGTGTTGTTCATTTCAAAAAGAAGTAAAAGTAACATTACGGTATTGTTAGTTGGTGTGATGTTCTCTCAAATTTTAGGTGCAGCGCAAGGAATTATCGAATACGTTTCCAATCCCGCGAGCTTAAAAAGTTTTATTGTGTGGGGAATGGGCTCAGTAAGTAACACAACCATGTCGGATGTGAAAATATTGATTATAGTGGTTTTATTGTTAGTCGTGTGTACTCTGTTCCTGTCAAAATCATTAAATGCTTTATTGCTAAATGAAGCGTATGCTCAAAATTTAGGAATCAATGTAAATCGCTTAAGAATTTTCATTATTGTCATCACTGCTTGTTTAACCGGAATAATCACAGCCTTTTGCGGTCCAATTGCATTTGTAGGTTTGTCGGTTCCGATTGCCTCGCGTTTAATATTTAAAACATCACATCAATTGCATCAAATTATTTATTCATTCTTATTAGGCGCCTTCACGCTATTATTGTGTGATTGCATTTGTCAATGGTTAAGTTCAAATTATTTGTTGCCAATTAATACCTTAACTACATTGATCGGCTCTCCGGTTGTTATTTATTTATTGTTTAAATCAAAAACATTATCGTAA
- a CDS encoding SET domain-containing protein, with the protein MALIVKKSRLPKAGKGLFTTKAIKKDTRIIEYRGEIIKWKQYQERVDKCEDGYLFFISKERCIDAFPTPQYKARYANDAEGMSRVKGLKNNCVYEIVGKKCYIQATRDIKAGEEIFVDYTKEYWDAVRYNIKHGFEKKPK; encoded by the coding sequence ATGGCACTTATCGTAAAAAAATCCAGGTTACCAAAAGCAGGCAAAGGCCTCTTTACCACAAAAGCAATTAAAAAAGATACTCGTATTATTGAGTACAGAGGCGAAATCATTAAATGGAAGCAATACCAGGAACGCGTTGATAAATGCGAAGACGGATATTTGTTTTTCATTAGTAAAGAAAGATGTATTGATGCATTTCCAACACCTCAATACAAGGCACGTTATGCTAACGACGCAGAAGGAATGAGTCGTGTTAAGGGATTAAAAAATAATTGCGTTTACGAAATAGTTGGAAAGAAGTGTTACATTCAGGCTACCCGCGATATCAAAGCAGGCGAAGAAATTTTTGTAGACTATACGAAAGAATATTGGGATGCGGTACGCTACAATATTAAGCATGGTTTCGAGAAGAAACCAAAATAA
- a CDS encoding sensor histidine kinase — protein sequence MKNIVLTFLISVFSAAAFAGTPKIDSLKKACQAAGLSDFDKTIEICGLGIRASEASRDSVSLAWFNRNIGVAYYFKGEYEAASKFYFKSITILERANQPSELAAAYNDLAKLYRKTRKLKQAEENYDKAMSIYVALKDSNSIAAIYNESGVVFEYAGDYEKALERYRLSLGMSEKLGSKVGVAYALNNIAGALSLQQKFNEAEVYLKKALEIRKGMRDTFALAINYSDLGVNYYSAKLHKQAIAYLDSSNQIAYDLKYAELLSNNFLYISKAYEELGEHEKSLLFYKRHVSLKDSVFTLESEKQLNELTTKYQTEKKDLELVKNKAEIESQRYSNFIKNIVILSILIFVLLLAFISYQFYKKKQIEQKAKADAELAKEKETRTKAIVEAEEKERRRIAQDLHDGVGQILSAAKLNLSSLQSKIHLNTPEEKEAMANALSLVDDSVKEVRTVSHSMMPNTLLKLGLASAVKEFVTKMGNLPNLKVDLEIVGMDKRLDDQTETVLYRVIQEVVNNIIKHAKANTINLQLIRHEDELTVMIEDNGVGFDTGKINEFGGIGLKNIISRIEFLNGTVHFDSTPGKGTNVIIEVPISK from the coding sequence GTGAAAAACATTGTACTCACCTTTCTGATTAGCGTATTTTCCGCTGCTGCATTTGCGGGCACCCCAAAGATTGATTCACTTAAGAAGGCCTGTCAGGCTGCAGGATTAAGTGATTTTGATAAAACCATTGAGATTTGTGGTTTAGGAATTCGCGCCTCAGAAGCTTCACGTGATTCGGTTTCGTTAGCTTGGTTTAATCGCAATATTGGCGTTGCCTATTATTTTAAAGGGGAGTATGAGGCCGCCTCTAAATTCTATTTTAAATCCATTACTATTCTCGAAAGGGCAAATCAGCCATCCGAGTTAGCCGCTGCTTATAATGATTTAGCAAAACTTTACCGCAAGACACGTAAATTAAAACAAGCCGAAGAAAATTATGATAAGGCTATGAGTATTTACGTTGCGCTCAAAGACAGTAATAGTATTGCTGCCATTTACAATGAATCAGGAGTTGTGTTTGAATATGCCGGAGATTATGAAAAAGCGTTAGAGCGTTACCGTTTATCTTTGGGTATGTCGGAAAAGCTGGGAAGTAAAGTGGGAGTGGCTTATGCTTTAAATAACATAGCCGGTGCTCTTAGTTTGCAGCAGAAATTTAATGAAGCTGAAGTCTATCTGAAAAAAGCATTGGAAATAAGAAAAGGAATGCGAGATACATTTGCTCTGGCAATTAATTATTCCGACTTAGGTGTAAATTATTATAGCGCAAAGTTGCACAAACAAGCCATTGCTTATCTTGATAGCAGTAATCAGATTGCTTATGATTTGAAGTATGCTGAATTATTGTCGAATAATTTTTTATATATCTCAAAGGCTTACGAAGAATTAGGTGAGCACGAAAAGTCTCTGCTGTTTTATAAGCGACATGTTAGTTTAAAGGACTCAGTTTTTACTTTGGAGAGTGAAAAGCAATTGAATGAATTAACTACCAAATATCAAACAGAGAAGAAAGATTTAGAATTGGTAAAGAATAAAGCGGAAATAGAATCGCAACGTTATTCCAATTTTATTAAAAACATCGTAATACTTTCAATTTTAATTTTCGTTTTGCTTCTCGCTTTTATTTCTTACCAATTTTATAAGAAAAAGCAAATAGAACAAAAAGCAAAAGCAGATGCAGAGTTAGCCAAGGAAAAGGAAACGCGTACTAAAGCAATTGTAGAGGCGGAAGAGAAGGAGCGAAGACGAATAGCGCAAGACTTACATGACGGTGTCGGCCAAATTTTGTCGGCGGCTAAATTGAATTTAAGTTCATTGCAGTCGAAAATACATTTGAACACACCGGAAGAAAAGGAAGCCATGGCTAATGCTTTAAGTTTGGTGGATGATTCGGTAAAGGAAGTCAGAACGGTTTCGCACAGTATGATGCCGAACACGCTCTTAAAATTGGGATTAGCCAGTGCGGTTAAGGAATTTGTGACTAAAATGGGGAATCTGCCTAATCTGAAAGTGGATTTGGAAATTGTTGGCATGGACAAACGTTTAGACGATCAAACAGAAACAGTTCTATACCGTGTCATTCAGGAAGTTGTCAATAATATTATCAAACACGCTAAGGCAAATACCATAAATCTGCAATTAATTCGTCATGAGGATGAGTTGACGGTGATGATTGAGGATAACGGTGTGGGATTTGATACGGGCAAGATAAATGAGTTTGGCGGAATTGGATTAAAAAACATAATTTCGAGGATCGAATTTTTAAACGGTACTGTGCATTTTGATTCAACCCCGGGTAAGGGAACGAACGTAATAATTGAGGTGCCAATAAGTAAATAA
- a CDS encoding ABC transporter substrate-binding protein: MAEKFHYHLINQKEVYFRLLFSCLIAVIVLVVQSCTPNETVAAESLSAKPLKADSSIRYAQRFSIAETDNCKVLFIFGKRDSKDTTATFVLYKGEQQPDLKFKNSYYINIPVKSIACLSSVYASMLDKMNLLDKVVAIENADYYNNTYILDKVRSKQIVEIAKSPEIDIEKTLMLNPGLLLTFGMGNPKDDVHEKILSSKIPVAVTLDHLEEHPLARAEWIKFIAAFFDKSTLADSLFLVTETNYTKLKSMTDSVHSKPSVLTEIKYADAWYVPGGKSFMAHLLKDAGANYLWKDENQTGSIPLNFEQVYEKAGGADYWLNLFVNINTKKDLLAFDERYALFNAFKTGQLYNNTLHANDKGYSIYWAEGMTNPDELLADLIAIFHPQLLPQHQLKYYKKIN; this comes from the coding sequence ATGGCGGAAAAATTTCATTATCATCTAATCAACCAAAAGGAAGTGTATTTTCGATTACTATTTAGTTGTTTAATTGCAGTAATTGTTTTAGTTGTGCAATCCTGCACTCCAAATGAAACGGTCGCTGCTGAAAGCTTGTCTGCAAAACCCTTGAAGGCGGATTCAAGCATTCGTTATGCACAACGTTTTTCGATTGCAGAAACTGACAATTGTAAAGTGCTTTTTATTTTTGGCAAAAGGGATTCAAAGGATACCACAGCTACTTTTGTGTTATATAAAGGCGAGCAGCAACCTGATCTGAAATTCAAAAACTCTTATTACATAAACATCCCTGTTAAGAGCATAGCTTGTTTAAGTTCTGTTTATGCTTCCATGCTCGATAAAATGAATTTGCTTGATAAAGTTGTGGCCATTGAAAATGCCGATTATTATAACAACACGTATATTCTTGATAAAGTACGTAGCAAACAAATTGTTGAAATTGCAAAGAGTCCGGAAATTGACATTGAAAAAACGTTGATGTTAAATCCCGGTTTGTTATTAACCTTTGGCATGGGGAATCCAAAGGATGATGTACATGAAAAAATACTTTCTTCAAAAATTCCGGTAGCGGTTACGCTTGATCATTTGGAGGAGCATCCTTTAGCGCGTGCCGAGTGGATAAAATTCATTGCTGCTTTTTTTGATAAATCAACCTTGGCTGATTCATTGTTTCTTGTAACAGAAACCAATTACACGAAATTAAAAAGTATGACGGATTCAGTTCATAGTAAACCTAGTGTACTTACTGAAATAAAGTATGCAGATGCGTGGTATGTACCCGGCGGAAAAAGTTTTATGGCACATTTATTAAAAGATGCCGGCGCAAATTATTTATGGAAAGACGAGAATCAAACGGGAAGCATCCCTTTGAATTTTGAGCAGGTTTACGAAAAGGCTGGTGGGGCTGATTACTGGTTAAATTTATTCGTCAACATCAATACTAAAAAAGATTTGCTGGCATTCGACGAACGTTATGCTTTATTTAATGCATTTAAAACAGGTCAATTGTATAACAACACACTTCATGCTAACGATAAGGGATACAGTATTTATTGGGCGGAAGGAATGACGAATCCCGACGAATTACTGGCTGATTTAATCGCGATTTTTCATCCTCAACTCTTGCCGCAACATCAGCTTAAGTATTATAAAAAGATTAACTAA